A genomic stretch from Nitrospirae bacterium YQR-1 includes:
- a CDS encoding zinc ribbon domain-containing protein — protein MAWECPNCKRTGPDRIETCLCGYNKVTKENIKPIPQKQCPYCFTAMDIRATVCPSCRNNIVVAKKSKLAANYGSIIGAILIVFFIIGVIFSGFKDDTKANITQNSQAQLPEKVSKTKEQITNERRLFAVKYEKELLLKGLNVVIYLSTDKLEIEGDREDVMVIEYPLFSRPWAYQFANNKQTLFALNSVGIKAVELRREYNLFDRYKDVWNIDTKNGYVKEGGISEHLREQRFREVLN, from the coding sequence ATGGCATGGGAATGTCCAAATTGTAAGAGAACCGGCCCTGATAGGATAGAGACGTGTCTGTGCGGGTATAATAAGGTTACGAAAGAAAATATAAAACCAATACCTCAAAAACAATGTCCTTATTGTTTTACAGCGATGGATATCAGGGCTACGGTCTGTCCATCATGCAGAAATAATATAGTTGTCGCTAAAAAAAGTAAACTTGCAGCTAATTATGGCAGCATCATCGGGGCTATTCTTATAGTCTTTTTTATTATAGGTGTAATCTTTTCCGGTTTCAAAGATGATACAAAAGCGAATATAACACAAAACTCTCAAGCTCAACTACCCGAAAAAGTTTCCAAAACTAAAGAACAAATTACAAATGAAAGAAGGCTGTTCGCCGTTAAATATGAAAAGGAACTCTTACTTAAAGGATTGAATGTAGTGATTTATTTAAGTACAGATAAATTAGAAATAGAAGGAGATCGTGAAGATGTAATGGTTATTGAATATCCTTTATTCTCACGGCCATGGGCTTATCAGTTCGCTAATAATAAACAGACTTTATTCGCATTAAATAGTGTCGGGATTAAGGCTGTGGAATTAAGAAGGGAATACAATCTTTTTGATAGATATAAAGATGTCTGGAATATAGATACAAAGAATGGCTATGTAAAGGAAGGCGGGATAAGTGAACATCTGCGGGAACAACGATTTCGAGAAGTC